One window of the Streptomyces asoensis genome contains the following:
- the treY gene encoding malto-oligosyltrehalose synthase: MTPERRDASVPVPPTATYRLQLQPEFPFRAATAAVPYLASLGVSHLHLSPVLEAVPGSPHGYDVVDPTRVRAELGGEEGLRALAGAAREHGLGLVVDIVPNHMAMAPRHNHALWEVLREGPKSRYARWFDIDWAAQGGQVLLPVLGGPVGTELAHLRVDGHVLRYYDHVLPLREGTEGLPLPRLLDAQWYRPVWWRLARTELNYRRFFSISELIGVRVEDPEVFEATHGTILRLLHEGVVDGLRVDHPDGLADPDAYLERLHTASGGRWTVVEKILADGERLPDSWPVAGTTGYDALRHVDGLFTDPRGAGELLDRYRRFAAPQTDRGGDWAATVRRAAYKVLTHELAAETERLTRAASRVCAASDDPGLRDRAPWALRTALEELLVRLEVYRPYTSGDPAAVVTEEAAAEARQAFVVPEEAGAVDVVRGLVLGGEGQSGADFRARFAQTASALRAKSVEDTAFYRYVPLSAANEVGGDPGAPGVSPADFHAYCARVQRDWPATGTVVSTHDTKRSADVRAALAVLTECPRRWADLLEEVTRAEEGAPDGQLAWAAWQTVFGLGPAAPERVQEALLKHAREAGLYTSWTEQEPAYEEAVAAFVAAGPCGVPGERVAALRGTLEPYIRANVLGTALVHLTMPGVPDVYQGTESEYRALVDPDNRRPVRFPPEDPGAKGTVTAAALRLRRRRPEVFGDSAGYEPLPAEGAAAAHCLAFARSGRVVTAVTRLSLRLAEAGGWRETRLALPPGTWVDLLAPEREFTGHARVAELFEQLPVALLERAE; this comes from the coding sequence ATGACCCCTGAGCGACGTGACGCCTCCGTTCCCGTGCCGCCCACGGCGACCTACCGGTTGCAGCTCCAGCCCGAGTTCCCGTTCCGGGCGGCGACGGCGGCCGTGCCGTACCTGGCCTCGCTCGGCGTCTCGCATCTGCACCTGTCCCCCGTCCTGGAGGCCGTACCGGGCTCCCCGCACGGCTACGACGTCGTGGACCCCACGCGCGTGCGTGCGGAGCTGGGCGGGGAGGAGGGGCTGCGGGCGCTGGCGGGCGCTGCGCGGGAGCACGGGCTCGGGCTGGTGGTGGACATCGTGCCGAACCACATGGCGATGGCCCCGCGTCACAACCACGCCCTGTGGGAGGTGCTGCGCGAGGGGCCGAAGTCGCGGTACGCGCGCTGGTTCGACATCGACTGGGCGGCGCAGGGCGGCCAGGTGCTGCTCCCGGTGCTCGGCGGCCCCGTCGGGACGGAGCTGGCGCACCTGCGGGTGGACGGCCACGTACTGCGCTACTACGACCACGTCCTCCCGCTGCGCGAGGGCACCGAGGGGCTGCCGCTGCCGCGGCTGCTGGACGCCCAGTGGTACCGGCCGGTGTGGTGGCGGCTGGCCCGTACCGAGCTGAACTACCGGCGCTTCTTCAGCATCTCCGAGCTCATCGGGGTGCGGGTGGAGGACCCGGAGGTGTTCGAGGCCACCCACGGCACGATCCTGCGGCTGCTGCACGAGGGCGTCGTCGACGGGCTGCGCGTGGACCACCCCGACGGCCTCGCCGACCCCGACGCCTACCTGGAGCGGCTGCACACGGCGAGCGGCGGCCGCTGGACGGTCGTCGAGAAGATCCTGGCCGACGGGGAGCGTCTGCCGGACTCCTGGCCCGTGGCCGGCACCACCGGCTACGACGCCCTGCGCCACGTCGACGGCCTCTTCACGGATCCCCGGGGCGCCGGGGAGTTGCTGGACCGCTACCGGCGCTTCGCGGCCCCGCAGACGGACCGGGGCGGCGACTGGGCGGCGACGGTGCGACGGGCGGCGTACAAGGTGCTCACGCACGAACTGGCGGCCGAGACGGAGCGGCTGACGCGGGCGGCGTCCCGGGTGTGCGCCGCGTCGGACGACCCCGGCCTGCGCGACCGGGCGCCGTGGGCGCTGCGGACGGCGTTGGAGGAGCTGCTCGTGCGGCTGGAGGTCTACCGGCCGTACACCTCGGGCGACCCGGCCGCCGTCGTCACCGAGGAGGCGGCCGCCGAGGCGCGGCAGGCGTTCGTCGTGCCGGAGGAGGCGGGCGCCGTCGACGTGGTGCGGGGACTGGTGCTCGGCGGGGAGGGGCAGTCGGGGGCGGACTTCCGGGCGCGGTTCGCTCAGACGGCGTCCGCGCTGCGCGCCAAGTCGGTGGAGGACACGGCGTTCTACCGGTACGTGCCGCTGTCGGCGGCGAACGAGGTGGGCGGCGACCCGGGCGCCCCGGGGGTGTCCCCGGCCGACTTCCACGCCTACTGCGCGCGCGTGCAGCGCGACTGGCCGGCCACCGGGACGGTCGTGTCGACGCACGACACCAAGCGCAGCGCCGACGTGCGCGCCGCGCTCGCCGTGCTCACCGAGTGCCCGCGGCGCTGGGCGGACCTCCTGGAGGAGGTCACCCGCGCGGAGGAGGGCGCACCGGACGGGCAGCTGGCGTGGGCGGCCTGGCAGACGGTCTTCGGACTCGGCCCGGCTGCCCCGGAGCGCGTCCAGGAGGCGCTGCTCAAGCACGCGCGCGAGGCGGGGCTGTACACCAGCTGGACGGAGCAGGAGCCGGCGTACGAGGAGGCGGTGGCCGCGTTCGTGGCGGCGGGGCCGTGCGGGGTGCCGGGTGAGCGGGTGGCCGCGCTGCGCGGCACGCTCGAGCCGTACATCCGTGCGAACGTGCTCGGTACGGCGCTGGTGCATCTGACGATGCCCGGGGTGCCGGACGTCTACCAGGGCACGGAGAGCGAGTACCGGGCCCTGGTGGACCCGGACAACCGGCGCCCGGTGCGGTTCCCGCCGGAGGATCCCGGCGCCAAGGGCACGGTGACCGCGGCCGCGCTGCGGCTGCGCCGACGGCGGCCGGAGGTCTTCGGGGACTCCGCCGGGTACGAGCCGTTGCCCGCCGAGGGAGCGGCCGCGGCCCACTGCCTGGCGTTCGCCCGCTCCGGCCGGGTGGTGACGGCCGTGACGCGGCTGTCCCTGCGGCTGGCGGAGGCGGGCGGCTGGCGCGAGACCCGGCTGGCGCTGCCTCCGGGGACGTGGGTCGACCTGCTGGCTCCCGAGCGGGAGTTCACGGGCCACGCGCGCGTGGCGGAACTGTTCGAGCAGCTGCCGGTGGCGCTGCTGGAGCGGGCGGAGTGA
- a CDS encoding SAV2148 family HEPN domain-containing protein has protein sequence MLGGAEGGARVGSGGLELPPGDEGHEGGSADAPPGTVSLARPMETNAIGPELDWDAEAWREVRTRAQRAGRAYIWLNLVEQRLRAVVAAVLRPIYEPVHGDEWVVAAAGPAGQEWVQRAVAVREVSRRKGYLLDPADDNVISFLTLPQLRELMVQHWPCFEPYFDDRRDVELALDELEVTRNVVSRNRALSEAVLGQAERASARLLEMLGTSGDVPSARRLRVDAVEDLVGDRYADVVAVHSDRVRLLRQFPAEDIFDGARRLDAIGIGLNLLVQNFSGRRMVRLAEAGARVRLLFLNPASSAVKRRERELGMKRGELSRAVEMNILHMRRVRARLRDPDAFQIQVYDETPRFTAYLVDGDGTDGIAVIQSYLRRMRGMEAPVLVLRNGNRVVKAGEMDDGGLFSAYREEFELAWADSRPVS, from the coding sequence ATGCTCGGGGGAGCGGAAGGCGGTGCGCGGGTGGGCTCGGGAGGGCTGGAGCTGCCCCCTGGTGACGAGGGTCACGAGGGGGGCTCCGCAGACGCCCCGCCCGGCACGGTGTCCCTGGCCCGGCCGATGGAGACGAACGCCATCGGACCGGAGCTGGACTGGGACGCCGAAGCCTGGCGCGAGGTACGCACCCGCGCCCAGCGGGCCGGCCGGGCCTACATCTGGCTGAATCTCGTCGAACAGCGGCTGCGCGCCGTCGTGGCCGCCGTGCTGCGGCCCATCTACGAACCCGTCCACGGCGACGAGTGGGTGGTCGCCGCGGCCGGACCCGCCGGCCAGGAGTGGGTGCAGCGCGCGGTCGCCGTACGCGAGGTCAGCCGCCGCAAGGGCTACTTGCTGGATCCGGCCGACGACAACGTCATCTCCTTCCTCACGCTGCCGCAGCTGCGCGAGCTGATGGTGCAGCACTGGCCGTGCTTCGAGCCGTACTTCGACGACCGCCGGGACGTCGAACTCGCCCTGGACGAGCTGGAGGTGACCCGCAACGTCGTCTCCCGCAACCGGGCTCTGTCCGAGGCCGTCCTGGGCCAGGCCGAGCGGGCCTCCGCGCGCCTGCTGGAGATGCTCGGCACCAGCGGTGACGTGCCCTCGGCCCGCCGGCTGCGCGTCGACGCCGTGGAGGACCTCGTCGGCGACCGGTACGCGGACGTGGTCGCCGTCCACTCCGACCGGGTGCGGCTGCTGCGGCAGTTCCCCGCCGAGGACATCTTCGACGGCGCCCGCCGCCTCGACGCCATCGGCATCGGCCTCAACCTGCTCGTGCAGAACTTCTCCGGGCGCCGCATGGTCCGCCTCGCCGAGGCCGGCGCCCGCGTACGGCTGCTGTTCCTCAACCCGGCCTCCAGTGCGGTCAAGCGCCGTGAGCGCGAACTCGGGATGAAGCGGGGCGAGTTGAGCCGGGCGGTGGAGATGAACATCCTGCACATGCGCCGGGTCCGCGCCCGGCTGCGCGACCCGGACGCCTTCCAGATCCAGGTGTACGACGAGACGCCCCGCTTCACCGCGTACCTGGTCGACGGCGACGGCACCGACGGCATCGCGGTGATCCAGTCCTATCTGCGGCGGATGCGCGGCATGGAGGCGCCGGTGCTGGTGCTGCGCAACGGCAACCGGGTGGTCAAGGCGGGCGAGATGGACGATGGCGGACTTTTCTCGGCATACCGTGAGGAGTTCGAGCTGGCCTGGGCGGACTCGCGGCCGGTGTCCTGA
- a CDS encoding M14 family zinc carboxypeptidase — MSLLPELRYPTVTELTSSVRALAAHQPGMCTLRQVGVSRAGRPLHLLSVGHARRAVLVVAGAHANEPTGGSTLLALAERVVQERELRDGTSWHFLLCADPDGASLHVTPAPRSLLEYHLGFFRPAGPEQPEWSPAVLPPDRLPPETRALTRVIDELRPYLQVTLHGTDLGGSWVQLTKDIPGLAEPFVKSAAQLHIPVETGASDAAGWPASGPGVHVMPAAGAEAAYPSMPDDARHSTWYHAHRYGGLTAVVEVPMWASDMVDDPAPHPAPAAAIRRLARRLLRDTTEVERVLVEALPRLEGVDGPLLRAAKWALELVPGLAADWTDTPPADTTMAYVGSVDAFARRLPLRAAAMLWRVLQESDDHAAPRLEQLVETWSDAFAYRFRARWVPLEHQVEHQSRTVVAAALHARERAA, encoded by the coding sequence GTGAGTCTCCTGCCGGAGCTGCGCTACCCCACGGTGACCGAACTGACTTCCTCTGTCCGGGCGTTGGCCGCGCACCAGCCCGGAATGTGCACGCTGCGACAGGTGGGGGTCTCCCGTGCGGGCCGGCCCCTGCACCTGCTGTCCGTGGGACACGCCCGGCGGGCAGTGCTCGTCGTCGCGGGCGCCCACGCCAACGAGCCGACCGGGGGCTCGACGCTGCTGGCGCTCGCCGAACGGGTCGTACAGGAAAGGGAGTTGCGGGACGGAACGTCCTGGCACTTCCTGCTGTGCGCGGACCCCGACGGGGCGAGCCTGCATGTGACCCCGGCGCCGCGCAGCCTGCTGGAGTACCACCTCGGCTTCTTCCGGCCCGCCGGTCCGGAGCAGCCGGAGTGGTCCCCCGCCGTGCTGCCGCCGGACCGGCTGCCTCCCGAGACGCGCGCGCTGACCCGGGTCATCGACGAGCTGCGGCCCTACCTCCAGGTGACGCTGCACGGCACCGATCTGGGCGGCAGCTGGGTGCAGCTGACCAAGGACATCCCGGGTCTCGCCGAGCCGTTCGTCAAGTCGGCGGCCCAGTTGCACATCCCGGTGGAGACGGGCGCCTCCGACGCGGCGGGCTGGCCCGCGTCCGGGCCCGGCGTGCACGTGATGCCGGCCGCCGGGGCGGAGGCGGCGTATCCGAGCATGCCGGACGACGCACGGCACAGCACCTGGTACCACGCCCATCGCTACGGCGGTCTGACCGCGGTGGTGGAGGTGCCGATGTGGGCGAGCGACATGGTGGACGACCCCGCCCCGCATCCCGCCCCGGCCGCGGCGATACGGCGGCTGGCGCGGCGGCTGCTGCGGGACACCACGGAGGTGGAGCGGGTGCTCGTCGAGGCGCTGCCGCGTCTGGAGGGCGTAGACGGGCCGCTGCTGCGGGCGGCGAAGTGGGCGCTGGAGCTGGTGCCGGGGCTGGCCGCGGACTGGACGGACACCCCGCCCGCCGACACGACGATGGCGTACGTCGGCAGCGTGGACGCCTTCGCCCGCCGGCTGCCCCTGCGGGCGGCGGCGATGCTGTGGCGGGTCCTCCAGGAGAGCGACGACCACGCCGCCCCGCGCCTGGAACAGCTCGTCGAGACCTGGAGCGACGCCTTCGCCTATCGCTTCCGTGCCCGCTGGGTGCCCTTGGAGCACCAGGTCGAGCACCAGTCCCGCACGGTCGTCGCGGCGGCCCTGCACGCGCGCGAACGGGCGGCATGA
- the glgX gene encoding glycogen debranching protein GlgX, translating into MQVWPGEAYPLGATYDGAGTNFAVFTEAADRVELCLLHDDGSETAVELRESDAFVRHAYLPGVMPGQRYGFRMHGPYEPARGQRCNSAKLLLDPYAKAISGSVRWGEEVYGYHFDTPERRNDLDSAPHTMTSVVVNPYFDWGDDRRPRTEYHHTVIYEAHVKGLTMRHPGLPEELRGTYAALAHPAIIEHLTELGVTALELMPVHQFVNDHRLVDMGLNNYWGYNTIGFFAPHNAYASWGDRGQQVLEFKSAVRALHEAGIEVILDVVYNHTAEGNHLGPTLSFRGIDNQSYYRLTDDPRYYMDTTGTGNSLLMRSPHVLQMIMDSLRYWVLEMHVDGFRFDLAATLARQFHEVDRLSSFFDLVQQDPVVSQVKLIAEPWDVGEGGYQVGNFPPLWTEWNGKYRDTVRDVWRGEPRAVGEFASRLTGSSDLYQDDGRRPLASINFVTCHDGFTLHDLVSYNNKRNQANGEDNRDGESHNRSWNCGAEGATEDPGVLALRARQMRNFLATLMLSQGVPMISHGDEFGRTQKGNNNAYCQDSELAWVQWPEEGSELLDFTRALVWLRKEHPVFRRRRFFHGRPVEGTHDELSDIAWFTPEGKEMAPRDWDRAQASALSVFLNGNAISEPGARGERITDDSFLLMFNASAKPLEFVVPVDHGRQWQVVVDTGNPEAPAPGAGPKVQAGARLTLVDRSMTVLQRPT; encoded by the coding sequence ATGCAGGTCTGGCCTGGAGAGGCGTATCCCCTCGGTGCCACGTACGACGGCGCCGGCACGAACTTCGCGGTCTTCACGGAGGCCGCGGACCGAGTAGAGCTGTGTCTGCTGCACGACGACGGCTCGGAGACGGCGGTGGAACTGCGCGAGAGCGACGCGTTCGTCCGGCACGCGTACCTGCCGGGCGTCATGCCCGGACAGCGGTACGGATTCCGGATGCACGGCCCCTACGAACCCGCGCGGGGGCAGCGCTGCAACTCGGCGAAGCTGCTGCTCGACCCCTACGCGAAGGCGATCAGCGGTTCGGTCCGGTGGGGCGAGGAGGTGTACGGCTACCACTTCGACACCCCCGAGCGGCGCAACGACCTCGACTCGGCGCCCCACACCATGACGTCGGTCGTGGTCAACCCCTATTTCGACTGGGGCGACGACCGCAGGCCGCGTACCGAATACCACCACACGGTGATCTACGAGGCCCATGTGAAGGGCCTGACGATGCGCCACCCGGGGCTGCCGGAGGAGCTGCGCGGCACCTACGCGGCCCTCGCGCACCCGGCGATCATCGAGCATCTGACGGAGCTCGGGGTGACGGCCCTGGAGCTGATGCCGGTGCACCAGTTCGTCAACGACCACCGGCTGGTCGACATGGGCCTGAACAACTACTGGGGCTACAACACGATCGGTTTCTTCGCCCCGCACAACGCGTACGCCTCCTGGGGCGACCGCGGTCAGCAGGTCCTGGAGTTCAAGTCGGCGGTGCGGGCGCTGCACGAGGCGGGGATCGAGGTCATCCTCGACGTGGTCTACAACCACACCGCCGAGGGCAACCACCTGGGCCCGACGCTGTCCTTCCGGGGTATCGACAACCAGTCGTACTACCGGCTGACGGACGACCCCCGCTACTACATGGACACCACCGGCACCGGCAACTCACTGCTCATGCGGTCCCCGCACGTCCTTCAGATGATCATGGACTCGTTGCGGTACTGGGTGCTGGAGATGCACGTCGACGGGTTCCGTTTCGACCTCGCGGCGACCCTGGCCCGTCAGTTCCACGAGGTGGACCGGCTGTCGTCGTTCTTCGACCTGGTCCAGCAGGACCCGGTGGTGTCCCAGGTGAAGCTGATCGCGGAGCCGTGGGACGTGGGCGAGGGCGGCTACCAGGTGGGGAACTTCCCCCCGCTGTGGACCGAGTGGAACGGCAAGTACCGCGACACCGTGCGGGACGTGTGGCGGGGCGAGCCCCGCGCGGTCGGCGAGTTCGCCTCCCGGCTGACCGGCTCCTCCGACCTCTACCAGGACGACGGCCGCCGCCCGCTGGCCTCCATCAACTTCGTGACCTGCCACGACGGGTTCACCCTGCACGATCTGGTGTCCTACAACAACAAGCGCAACCAGGCCAACGGGGAGGACAACCGGGACGGCGAGAGCCACAACCGGTCCTGGAACTGCGGCGCGGAGGGCGCGACCGAGGATCCCGGGGTGCTGGCGCTGCGGGCCCGGCAGATGCGGAACTTCCTCGCCACGCTGATGCTGTCCCAGGGCGTGCCCATGATCAGCCACGGGGACGAGTTCGGGCGCACCCAGAAGGGCAACAACAACGCCTACTGCCAGGACAGCGAGCTGGCCTGGGTCCAGTGGCCGGAGGAGGGCAGCGAGCTGCTGGACTTCACGCGCGCGTTGGTGTGGCTGCGCAAGGAGCATCCCGTCTTCCGGCGGCGCCGCTTCTTCCACGGCCGGCCGGTGGAGGGCACGCACGACGAGCTGTCGGACATCGCCTGGTTCACTCCCGAGGGCAAGGAGATGGCACCGCGGGACTGGGACCGGGCGCAGGCGTCCGCGCTGTCGGTGTTCCTCAACGGCAACGCGATCTCCGAGCCGGGCGCGCGCGGCGAACGGATCACCGACGACTCCTTCCTGCTGATGTTCAACGCCTCCGCCAAGCCGCTGGAGTTCGTGGTGCCGGTCGACCACGGGCGGCAGTGGCAGGTGGTCGTGGACACCGGGAACCCGGAGGCTCCGGCGCCGGGCGCGGGCCCGAAGGTGCAGGCCGGGGCCCGGCTGACGCTGGTCGACCGGAGCATGACGGTGCTCCAGCGGCCGACCTAG
- a CDS encoding copper amine oxidase, with translation MRVPNLIGGLRPQGTGRARRGAAVGLCVAALAAGAAAGAGPAAAQPKAAPAAAAECSAAYRIEQKLATGTTWRMCWRFEAKSGLVLEKISYQPPGEAKPIKVLNSAKIAQIHVPYDDGKNEYNDITDYNFGSGLVNMAPAECPGGTIRTVKVPESFSDTPNVKGLCTTTRSRGHAYRMQSDTGNKVFQAQGKDLLIYTVNKVGWYEYITEWRFSDDGAVNMNVGATGSLSPFDYDAGDGRGWPIGKGAKSYATSHSHNVFWRLDFGLDGSSATKVEQYDSVVSPPAGGQQGPTNKTTRTAVTKELAGDAQNMRWWRVVSATGKNKDGHARSYELVPGATTKYSGRRFTQHDVYFTQYNQCEQYASNNVRDCGSPLHGTSVDKWVNGQTLTHPVTWVNVGFHHIARDEDQQPMPVHWQGFSLVPRDVTAMNPLTPSALAGQNGQSNSGS, from the coding sequence ATGCGTGTTCCGAATCTGATCGGCGGCCTCCGGCCGCAGGGCACCGGCCGTGCCCGCAGGGGGGCCGCCGTCGGCCTCTGTGTGGCCGCGCTGGCCGCCGGCGCGGCCGCCGGAGCCGGTCCGGCCGCCGCCCAGCCGAAGGCGGCCCCCGCGGCGGCCGCCGAGTGCAGCGCCGCCTACCGCATCGAACAGAAGCTCGCCACCGGCACGACCTGGCGCATGTGCTGGCGCTTCGAGGCCAAGTCCGGCCTGGTGCTGGAGAAGATCTCCTACCAGCCGCCCGGCGAGGCCAAGCCGATCAAGGTCCTCAACAGCGCCAAGATCGCCCAGATCCACGTGCCGTACGACGACGGCAAGAACGAGTACAACGACATCACCGACTACAACTTCGGCTCGGGCCTGGTCAACATGGCTCCCGCCGAGTGCCCCGGCGGCACCATCAGGACGGTGAAGGTCCCGGAGTCCTTCTCCGACACCCCGAACGTCAAGGGCCTGTGCACCACGACCCGTTCGCGCGGTCACGCCTACCGCATGCAGTCCGACACGGGCAACAAGGTCTTCCAGGCCCAGGGCAAGGACCTGCTGATCTACACCGTCAACAAGGTCGGCTGGTACGAGTACATCACCGAGTGGCGTTTCTCGGACGACGGCGCCGTCAACATGAACGTCGGCGCCACCGGCAGCCTCTCGCCCTTCGACTACGACGCCGGCGACGGCCGCGGCTGGCCGATAGGCAAGGGCGCCAAGTCCTACGCCACCAGCCACAGCCACAACGTCTTCTGGCGGCTCGACTTCGGCCTCGACGGCTCCTCGGCCACCAAGGTGGAGCAGTACGACTCGGTGGTCAGCCCGCCCGCGGGCGGGCAGCAGGGCCCGACCAACAAGACCACCCGCACGGCCGTCACCAAGGAACTCGCGGGCGACGCCCAGAACATGCGCTGGTGGCGCGTGGTCAGCGCGACCGGCAAGAACAAGGACGGCCACGCCCGCTCCTACGAGCTCGTCCCCGGCGCCACCACCAAGTACTCGGGACGCCGTTTCACCCAGCACGACGTCTACTTCACGCAGTACAACCAGTGCGAGCAGTACGCCAGCAACAACGTCCGCGACTGCGGCAGCCCCCTGCACGGCACCTCCGTCGACAAGTGGGTGAACGGACAGACCCTCACCCACCCCGTGACCTGGGTGAACGTCGGCTTCCACCACATCGCCCGGGACGAGGACCAGCAGCCCATGCCGGTCCACTGGCAGGGCTTCTCGCTCGTCCCCAGGGACGTCACCGCTATGAATCCGCTCACTCCGTCCGCGCTGGCGGGACAGAACGGACAGTCGAACAGCGGTAGTTGA
- a CDS encoding nitroreductase/quinone reductase family protein, protein MPTSFNESVIEQFRANGGKVGGPFEGGNLLLLTTTGAESGTERTTPLGYVRHGDSLLVVGSNLGAPNHPDWYRNLLAHPVVRVELGTESFQALAVPAEGDRREELFEHAVRTAPGYGDYQARTARPLPVVVLEPAEPDGWDGPREVRTLADKIMEVHTWLRGQVRQVAAQADAHLAARAAHEGPGEPPAPGLGLEIRQRCLAFCQALRFHHISEDAHVFPTMARYHPDLADTFARLTEEHRTVARIQDELVALLADVAIADPERFRTELGAMSRELNAHLDFEEETIVPLLAELPWPPAPPAKPAEAGREHGE, encoded by the coding sequence ATGCCCACGTCGTTCAATGAATCCGTCATCGAGCAGTTCCGCGCCAACGGCGGGAAGGTCGGCGGCCCCTTCGAAGGGGGGAACCTGCTCCTGCTGACGACCACCGGCGCCGAGTCGGGGACCGAGCGGACCACTCCGCTCGGCTACGTCCGCCACGGCGACTCGCTCCTGGTCGTCGGATCCAACCTGGGTGCCCCGAACCACCCCGACTGGTACCGCAACCTGCTCGCCCACCCCGTGGTCCGGGTGGAGCTCGGCACCGAGTCCTTCCAGGCGCTCGCGGTCCCCGCCGAGGGGGACCGGCGCGAGGAACTCTTCGAGCACGCCGTGCGGACCGCTCCCGGATACGGCGACTACCAGGCCCGCACCGCCCGTCCCCTGCCGGTCGTCGTGCTGGAGCCCGCCGAGCCCGACGGCTGGGACGGCCCCCGCGAGGTCCGCACCCTCGCCGACAAGATCATGGAGGTGCACACCTGGCTGCGCGGTCAGGTGCGTCAGGTGGCGGCGCAGGCCGATGCCCATCTCGCCGCCCGCGCGGCCCACGAGGGGCCCGGCGAGCCGCCCGCTCCGGGCCTCGGGCTGGAGATCCGGCAGCGCTGCCTGGCGTTCTGTCAGGCGCTGCGGTTCCACCACATCAGCGAGGACGCGCATGTGTTCCCCACGATGGCCCGCTACCACCCGGACCTGGCCGACACCTTCGCCCGGCTCACCGAGGAACACCGCACGGTCGCGCGCATCCAGGACGAACTGGTGGCCCTGCTGGCGGACGTCGCGATCGCCGACCCCGAGCGTTTCCGTACGGAACTCGGCGCCATGTCACGGGAGTTGAACGCCCACCTCGACTTCGAGGAGGAGACGATCGTCCCTCTCCTCGCCGAGCTTCCCTGGCCCCCGGCCCCGCCCGCGAAGCCGGCCGAAGCCGGGAGGGAACACGGGGAGTGA
- a CDS encoding SSI family serine proteinase inhibitor: MTYFLTCLRSAKAVRRALPAAAALLLAAGATPALAASHDALPGNWLQLTVTRGDSRSSDTRGTLLLCDPPQGHSRAAEACDVLARADGDVEALTADGSRICPLMYAPVTVRAQGQWNGRPVDYQRTFGNDCEREALTGAVFALDDQEVPEV; encoded by the coding sequence ATGACGTACTTCCTCACCTGTCTCCGGTCGGCGAAAGCCGTACGGCGCGCGCTCCCGGCCGCGGCCGCCCTTCTGCTCGCCGCCGGCGCCACCCCGGCCCTGGCGGCCTCCCACGACGCCCTTCCCGGCAACTGGCTCCAGCTCACCGTCACCCGCGGCGACTCCCGCTCCAGCGACACCCGAGGCACCCTGCTGCTGTGCGACCCGCCCCAGGGTCACTCCCGCGCCGCGGAGGCCTGCGACGTCCTGGCGCGGGCCGACGGCGACGTCGAGGCCCTCACCGCGGACGGCAGCCGGATCTGCCCGCTCATGTACGCGCCGGTGACGGTCCGCGCGCAGGGGCAGTGGAACGGGCGTCCGGTCGACTACCAGCGCACCTTCGGCAACGACTGCGAGCGGGAGGCGCTGACGGGGGCGGTGTTCGCCCTGGACGACCAGGAGGTGCCCGAGGTCTGA
- a CDS encoding Tat pathway signal sequence domain protein, translating into MRTTVRRHLGKVVAGTAIAVAATAVMVGITLPGTAGADDTGGGKGGQSTRQAAGQQGDTTAAVQPGVVEEAPAEGTKGEGRDPLTDDEIARVEKIALDRQQFNASEDVDGDRGPQRLGVDLADPAADEVDDPDGPRRAVVSFYDYKDDTLVTKTVNLDTGRVEGTGTQHGVQPPLSAAEQTEAASLLIADPLGAGLKADFKDATGKELSSPDQLQIAAMIYRAVPGAQPAVLDKCGEHRCVRLLPKVRNGPWIDARSLVIDLSTRKVARLTG; encoded by the coding sequence GTGCGCACGACAGTGCGCCGCCACCTGGGCAAGGTGGTGGCGGGTACGGCCATCGCGGTGGCCGCGACGGCCGTGATGGTGGGGATCACCCTGCCGGGCACGGCGGGGGCGGACGACACAGGAGGCGGCAAGGGCGGGCAGAGCACGCGGCAGGCGGCCGGCCAGCAGGGGGACACGACGGCGGCGGTACAGCCCGGTGTCGTCGAGGAGGCGCCCGCCGAGGGCACGAAGGGCGAGGGCCGCGACCCGCTGACCGACGACGAGATCGCGCGCGTCGAGAAGATCGCGCTCGACCGACAGCAGTTCAACGCGAGTGAGGACGTGGACGGCGACCGCGGCCCGCAGCGCCTCGGCGTGGACCTCGCCGATCCCGCGGCCGACGAGGTGGACGACCCCGACGGGCCCCGGCGCGCGGTGGTGTCGTTCTACGACTACAAGGACGACACGCTCGTCACCAAGACCGTCAACCTCGACACCGGCAGGGTCGAGGGCACCGGCACCCAGCACGGCGTCCAGCCGCCGCTCAGCGCCGCCGAGCAGACCGAGGCCGCGAGCCTGCTGATCGCCGACCCGCTCGGCGCGGGCCTGAAGGCCGACTTCAAGGACGCCACCGGCAAGGAGCTCAGCTCCCCGGACCAGCTACAGATCGCCGCCATGATCTACCGGGCGGTGCCGGGCGCCCAGCCCGCCGTCCTCGACAAGTGCGGCGAGCACCGCTGCGTACGGCTGCTGCCGAAGGTCAGGAACGGCCCGTGGATCGACGCCCGGTCCCTGGTGATCGACCTCAGCACCCGCAAGGTCGCCCGGCTCACCGGCTGA